The following are from one region of the Salvia splendens isolate huo1 chromosome 2, SspV2, whole genome shotgun sequence genome:
- the LOC121784091 gene encoding protein NETWORKED 1A-like: MAALSHSESRRLYSWWWDSHNSPKNSKWLQDNLTDIDSKVKFMIKLLEEDADSFARRAEMYYKKRPELMKLVEEFYRAYRALAERYNHATGELRHAHRTLAKAFPDQVPVDLIEDSPSKPPGTPETRIARALFGTDDMHELKEDRQMGDEEDLKYIEQSTTFNDQVLKLSNENQHLKDVVAKETGRAGEAESEVENLRRALADIRAEKESVLIQYQKCLAELSSAERELNNAKDDSVELNEKASRAEIEVQTLKEALVQLEVEKNAGLIKHLMYLEKITNLEENSRELGDKICRLERENEEDYNQCLEKISILENLITILENEARLLKKQAETAENQVSELQQSLADLNKEKEDSALRYKSCLETISKLERDLMSAKEEVKRLNNDVLIGNLKLRTAEDKYILLEMSNLSLQTEAEKLEKKIAAKDEELSRKQEELENLQTCLQDEHSRRASVEATLQDLHSQSRDDQRALRQELENVLCTLKDLEARKLGLEEEICQVREENQSLSEAKSYSIENMQNEILTLREIKERLEKEVSRHTDLSNSFKQEIMSLEEEIEGLNRRYQALIEQVEAAGLSQKCVVSSIKSLQNENSMLREINEEANDERQLLSDKLKSMQELLDKKVVLESSLSRLQSELESSKDTVKALQESSRFLLGEKAAFVSEKASLLSQLKSMTDNMHNLLERNAVLENTLCNARVELEGLREKSKGLEELCDLLKNERSHLLEERSSLATRLANVESRLETLEKRYTGLEDKCMSLEREKEGVHCQVEELKISLFMEKQERSSSQLQSNTRLAGLEDQIRFLKQENGWKKKEYEEELEKSLKAQFEISILHKFMKDMEEKNCSLIIECQKHVEASKLAEKLISELENESLEQQAEAEVLLDEIERLRLNIYQVFRALEADSDCHPEDKIEGAVQHILGAIEDKKCSILSHENEKELLLVENSVLLTLLEQLECKGMEFELQRKTLQQEFKTMGTMAKTEKDKLQELNAILKSDVSESRQHAAILEAELESLTIKQADLHKSYDALEEAYLQVNRDNTNLLNKFSDLKEEKYKVDQHNNAALLEWLATANESVVFRSFVEEKASQVKLLLSDLNRQHDISCGLERKMSALVEKLELQNAENELLKDTVRKLEGEMQGMREHNVEMKKEILSGKHSLLQTEGKLLDAEKKLQTVETFNLQLCRTVDELMTDVQESAQMKETLENDITQLSEANSALREEMESLMVMKMNFESELSQLREQMEENTIREQALCSDLKEKSHEFELWEAEATAFYFDFQISSIHEVLFKNKVQELSGVCRKLKNENASKTSEMEQMKGQISSMENEISGLKSQLYAYNPVIAALKEDIMLLEHNALLQMKLKASRSHETEILEFVADDSETVVEDSSLVSLQRLQMRVNAVGKLMEEMNKPAGPRRSISKSNQDSTSGELEQVKSRCFLGRDKHEHNRRKGPGSETSNTPKLQKIKTKASEAKNGMLIKDIPLDQVTSASLKAIRKKGSGRVDEQMLELWETSAGKRDLTIGESLRRSFKMSDKDIVYDEFENAKRMSDPPFTDSDAEKELGVDKCEVSRSSSSSELNREVSSGRRVLERLTSDAQKLESLQTTVLNLRGKLETNRKGYRKAKNVDLETVQEQLLEAEETVVNLVDLNGRLVRSIEECPSPDGKASPQKKEAVKTRRRKVTEQARKGSERIGRLQLELQKIQYILLKVEDEKNKSRNKFLKSKTIILRDFIYNGRRNSGRRKKGPMCGCFRPSSSSSRNGSSP, translated from the exons AGCAAAGGCATTTCCTGACCAAGTACCTGTTGATCTGATCGAGGATTCCCCTTCAAAACCTCCTGGCACACCTGAAACAAGAATAGCCCGTGCATTGTTTGGCACGGACGACATGCACGAGCTTAAAGAGGATCGACAAATGGGTGACGAAGAAGATTTGAAATATATTGAGCAAAGCACAACTTTCAATGATCAAGTGCTGAAACTTTCAAATGAGAATCAACATCTCAAAGATGTTGTTGCGAAGGAGACTGGAAGAGCTGGAGAAGCTGAGAGTGAAGTTGAGAACTTGAGACGGGCCCTTGCTGATATCCGAGCTGAAAAGGAGAGTGTTCTCATCCAGTATCAAAAGTGTCTAGCAGAGCTATCCAGTGCCGAGAGGGAGCTCAACAATGCCAAGGATGACTCTGTCGAGCTCAATGAGAAAGCTAGCAGAGCTGAGATAGAAGTCCAGACGCTGAAGGAAGCTCTTGTTCAGTTAGAGGTCGAGAAGAATGCTGGACTCATTAAACACCTGATGTACTTAGAAAAGATAACAAATTTGGAAGAGAATAGCAGGGAACTGGGAGACAAAATCTGTAGATTAGAGCGTGAAAATGAAGAAGATTATAATCAATGTCTGGAAAAGATATCAATTCTCGAGAATCTGATCACCATTCTTGAGAACGAGGCTCGACTGCTCAAGAAACAAGCTGAGACAGCTGAAAACCAAGTCTCTGAGCTTCAGCAGTCCCTTGCAGATCTCaacaaggagaaagaagatTCTGCACTGCGCTACAAAAGCTGCTTAGAGACGATTTCCAAGCTCGAGAGGGACTTGATGAGTGCGAAAGAGGAAGTCAAGCGCCTCAACAATGATGTTTTGATTGGAAATCTGAAGCTCAGGACTGCTGAAGACAAGTATATCCTGTTGGAGATGTCAAATCTTTCACTGCAAACTGAGGCAGAGAAACTGGAAAAGAAGATTGCTGCCAAGGATGAAGAGCTATCCCGTAAGCAGGAGGAGTTGGAGAATCTCCAAACATGTTTGCAAGATGAACACTCACGTCGTGCAAGTGTCGAGGCCACTCTTCAGGACCTGCATTCTCAATCTCGAGACGATCAGAGGGCTCTGAGGCAGGAGCTGGAGAATGTGCTTTGCACTCTCAAGGACTTGGAAGCAAGGAAACTGGGACTTGAAGAAGAGATTTGTCAGGTTCGGGAAGAAAATCAAAGCCtgagtgaagcaaaatcataTTCGATTGAGAATATGCAGAACGAAATCCTTACCTTGAGGGAGATCAAGGAGAGACTTGAGAAGGAAGTTTCACGCCACACCGACCTAAGTAATTCTTTCAAGCAGGAGATAATGAGCCTGGAAGAGGAAATTGAGGGGCTGAATAGGAGATACCAGGCTTTAATTGAACAAGTTGAAGCAGCAGGTCTGAGCCAGAAGTGTGTGGTGAGTTCGATAAAGAGCTTGCAGAATGAGAACTCAATGCTGAGAGAGATAAATGAAGAGGCAAACGATGAGAGACAACTCCTGTCAGATAAGCTGAAGAGCATGCAAGAACTTCTGGATAAAAAGGTGGTCCTAGAAAGCTCCCTCTCGCGCTTGCAGAGTGAGCTGGAGAGCTCAAAGGACACGGTTAAAGCATTGCAAGAATCTTCCCGGTTTCTCCTAGGAGAAAAGGCTGCATTTGTGTCTGAGAAAGCTTCTCTACTGTCTCAGCTGAAGTCTATGACGGATAATATGCACAACCTACTGGAGAGAAATGCGGTCCTTGAGAATACCCTCTGCAATGCAAGAGTAGAACTCGAAGGTTTGAGGGAGAAATCCAAGGGATTGGAAGAGTTGTGTGATTTGCTTAAGAATGAAAGATCACATCTTTTGGAGGAAAGGAGTAGCTTGGCGACTAGGTTGGCAAACGTCGAGAGTAGACTAGAAACCTTGGAGAAAAGATATACGGGGCTGGAAGACAAGTGTATGAGCctggagagagaaaaggaggGTGTGCATTGTCAAGTCGAAGAACTCAAAATTTCATTGTTTATGGAGAAGCAAGAACGAAGTTCCTCCCAGCTCCAGAGCAATACCAGATTGGCTGGACTTGAAGACCAAATTCGTTTCCTGAAGCAAGAAAATGgctggaagaagaaggaatacgAGGAGGAACTCGAGAAATCACTAAAAGCTCAGTTTGAGATATCTATCTTGCACAAATTCATGAAAGATATGGAAGAGAAGAATTGCTCCCTCATCATTGAGTGTCAGAAACATGTTGAGGCGTCCAAACTGGCTGAGAAATTGATCTCGGAGCTGGAGAATGAGAGCCTCGAACAACAAGCGGAAGCTGAAGTCTTGTTGGATGAAATCGAGAGGCTGAGATTGAACATATACCAGGTGTTCAGGGCGCTTGAAGCTGACTCGGACTGTCATCCCGAGGATAAGATTGAGGGTGCCGTCCAACATATTCTAGGAGCTATCGAAGATAAGAAATGTTCCATCTTGAGCCATGAGAATGAAAAGGAGCTGCTCTTGGTCGAGAACTCAGTTCTCCTGACTCTCCTCGAGCAGTTGGAGTGCAAGGGGATGGAATTCGAGTTGCAGAGGAAGACATTGCAACAGGAGTTCAAAACAATGGGCACTATGGCTAAAACTGAAAAGGACAAACTCCAAGAACTGAATGCGATTTTAAAATCCGATGTAAGTGAGAGCCGCCAGCATGCTGCCATACTTGAAGCTGAATTGGAGAGTCTTACTATTAAGCAAGCTGATTTGCATAAATCCTATGATGCTTTGGAGGAGGCATACTTGCAAGTGAATCGAGATAATACAAACTTACTTAACAAGTTTTCTGATCTAAAGGAGGAGAAATATAAGGTAGATCAGCATAACAATGCTGCTCTACTTGAGTGGCTAGCAACAGCTAATGAATCAGTTGTGTTTAGGAGCTTTGTTGAGGAGAAGGCTTCGCAAGTAAAGCTACTTCTCAGTGATCTGAATAGACAGCATGATATCAGTTGTGGCCTTGAAAGAAAGATGTCTGCATTGGTAGAGAAGCTAGAGCTGCAAAACGCAGAAAACGAACTCTTGAAAGACACTGTTCGTAAATTGGAAGGAGAGATGCAAGGGATGAGAGAACACAATGTTgagatgaagaaggagattctTAGTGGTAAACATAGTTTGCTTCAAACAGAGGGAAAGCTCTTGGATGCAGAAAAGAAGCTTCAAACTGTTGAAACTTTCAACCTACAATTGTGCAGAACGGTGGATGAGCTGATGACTGATGTCCAAGAGTCGGCGCAGATGAAGGAGACTCTCGAGAATGACATCACCCAGCTGTCTGAAGCTAATTCAGCCCTGAGGGAGGAAATGGAGAGCCTAATGGTGATGAAGATGAACTTTGAGAGCGAGCTTTCACAACTCCGTGAGCAGATGGAAGAGAACACCATTAGAGAACAGGCTTTGTGTTCAGATCTCAAGGAGAAGAGCCACGAGTTTGAACTCTGGGAAGCAGAAGCAACTGCATTTTATTTTGACTTTCAGATCTCTTCTATCCATGAAGTTCTGTTCAAGAACAAAGTGCAGGAGCTTAGTGGAGTATGCAGGAAACTTAAGAATGAGAATGCTTCAAAAACATCTGAGATGGAGCAAATGAAAGGGCAGATTAGCTCGATGGAGAATGAGATAAGCGGGTTGAAATCACAGCTGTATGCATACAATCCAGTTATAGCTGCTCTAAAAGAGGATATAATGCTTCTTGAGCACAATGCACTTCTTCAGATGAAGCTGAAAGCATCCCGTAGCCATGAGACAGAG ATTCTCGAATTCGTTGCAGATGACTCTGAAACAGTTGTTGAAGATTCATCTCTTGTTAGCTTACAGAGGTTGCAGATGAGAGTGAATGCGGTTGGGAAGTTGATGGAAGAGATGAACAAGCCGGCAGGCCCCAGAAGATCAATTTCCAAAAGCAACCAAGATTCTACATCGGGCGAGCTGGAGCAGGTGAAGTCCCGTTGTTTCTTGGGCAGGGACAAGCACGAGCACAACCGGAGGAAAGGGCCTGGAAGCGAGACAAGCAACACTCCCAAGCTGCAGAAGATAAAAACCAAAGCCTCTGAAGCAAAGAATGGAATGCTGATAAAAGACATTCCGCTTGATCAAGTCACGAGCGCCTCACTAAAAGCGATCCGCAAGAAAGGCAGTGGGAGGGTAGACGAACAGATGCTTGAGCTGTGGGAAACTTCCGCAGGGAAAAGAGACCTAACAATTGGCGAATCGCTTAGGAGGTCGTTCAAGATGAGTGATAAAGACATAGTGTACGATGAGTTTGAGAACGCGAAACGCATGTCTGATCCCCCCTTCACGGATTCTGACGCGGAGAAAGAGCTGGGTGTGGACAAGTGCGAGGTTTcaagaagcagcagcagcagtgaGCTGAACAGAGAAGTGAGTAGTGGCAGGAGAGTCCTGGAGAGGCTCACCTCCGATGCCCAGAAACTCGAGAGCCTTCAGACGACTGTGCTGAACCTGAGAGGCAAGCTGGAGACCAACAGAAAAGGTTACAGGAAGGCCAAGAATGTTGATCTTGAAACAGTTCAAGAACAGCTGCTGGAAGCAGAGGAAACGGTAGTGAATCTAGTGGATTTGAACGGCCGGCTTGTGAGGAGCATCGAGGAATGCCCTTCCCCGGATGGGAAGGCGTCGCCGCAGAAGAAAGAGGCTGTCAAGACGCGGAGAAGGAAGGTAACAGAGCAGGCGCGAAAAGGGTCTGAGAGGATCGGAAGGCTGCAGCTCGAGCTTCAGAAAATCCAGTACATCTTGCTGAAGGTGGAGGATGAGAAGAACAAATCTAGGAACAAGTTTCTGAAAAGTAAAACCATCATCCTGAGAGACTTCATCTACAACGGAAGGCGTAACAGCGGGAGGCGCAAGAAGGGCCCTATGTGTGGGTGTTTCAGGCCTTCAAGTTCAAGTAGTAGGAATGGAAGCAGCCCTTag
- the LOC121770413 gene encoding leucine-rich repeat extensin-like protein 6, with the protein MKIPSPLLLLILTLIISSITNPSHQQKPYFPNPRLSNALIALQAWKHTITDDPKNITATWHGHDVCSYTGVYCAPAPDDPHTTTVAGIDLNHARISGTLPEELGLLTDLAVFHLNSNRFKGTLPASFRHLGLLYELDVSNNLLSGEFPAVVLCLPELKFLDLRYNKFSGDVPDDLFDLKLDALFINNNRFKLNLPKNLGNSTVSVLVIANNDIRGCLPAGIGKMAATLNEIILMNAGLRGCLPEEIGELTKLTVFDVSENDLVGSLPESMGNMKSLEQLNVAGNRLSGQIPASICSLPRLENFTYSDNYFCGEDHSCLKLKDKDDAKNCIPYRPKQRSSQECHDFYSHPVDCGSFGCSRRSPPPPPPPPPPPPPPPPPPPPHHYYP; encoded by the coding sequence atgaaAATCCCATCACCATTACTACTACTAATCCTCACACTAATCATCTCCTCCATCACTAATCCATCTCACCAACAAAAACCCTACTTCCCAAACCCTAGACTCTCCAATGCCTTGATAGCCCTCCAAGCTTGGAAGCACACCATCACCGACGACCCCAAAAACATCACCGCCACGTGGCACGGCCACGACGTCTGCTCCTACACCGGCGTCTACTGCGCCCCCGCCCCCGACGACCCCCACACCACCACCGTCGCCGGCATAGACCTCAACCACGCCAGAATATCCGGCACACTCCCCGAGGAGCTCGGCCTACTGACCGACCTCGCCGTCTTCCACCTCAACTCCAACCGGTTCAAGGGCACCCTCCCCGCCTCCTTCCGCCACCTCGGCCTCCTCTACGAGCTCGACGTCAGCAACAACCTACTTTCCGGCGAGTTTCCGGCGGTAGTCCTCTGCCTCCCGGAGCTCAAATTCCTCGACCTCCGGTATAACAAATTCTCCGGCGACGTCCCCGACGACCTATTCGATCTAAAACTCGACGCGCTCTTCATAAACAACAACCGCTTCAAGCTCAATCTGCCTAAAAACCTCGGCAACTCGACGGTATCCGTCTTGGTTATCGCGAACAACGACATCCGGGGGTGCCTGCCCGCAGGGATCGGGAAGATGGCGGCCACGCTCAACGAGATAATCCTGATGAACGCCGGGCTCCGCGGCTGCTTGCCGGAGGAGATCGGGGAGCTGACGAAGCTGACGGTGTTCGACGTCAGCGAGAATGACCTCGTCGGGAGCCTGCCGGAGTCGATGGGGAACATGAAGAGCCTCGAGCAGCTCAACGTCGCCGGAAACAGACTCTCCGGCCAGATTCCGGCGAGCATCTGCTCGCTGCCGCGCCTCGAGAACTTTACTTACTCCGATAACTACTTCTGCGGCGAGGATCACTCTTGCTTGAAGCTCAAGGATAAAGATGATGCCAAAAATTGCATACCTTATCGACCTAAGCAACGCTCTTCTCAAGAATGTCATGATTTCTATTCACACCCCGTCGATTGCGGTTCCTTTGGCTGTTCGCGGAGGAGTcctccgccaccgccaccaccaccgccgccgccacctcctcctcccccgccgccgccgccacacCACTACTATCCATGA